Sequence from the Argopecten irradians isolate NY chromosome 12, Ai_NY, whole genome shotgun sequence genome:
GTCGGCTCAGGTTAGTTCCGGTTCCGGTTCATAgtatttattttactatttaatCATCGCATATTAGATAAAGTTACTGAgcataaatacataaatataaaatgtgtcCAGCTAAATGACTTGCCAGACACACAAAACATCTTAATTCGACatgaatacaaaattataaaattgacAGTTAACTTGTATTGATATTtgtgaattttaatttttacttcgtttaagattttgatatttagtAAATTAATGGACGCAGTCAGGAGTCTTTTATTATTTGTCATCATTccttatttttcaatttaagtATTTAAAAATTGCAATTAAGAAATGATTCAAATTACCTTTGACCAGAACATCTGTGTTGTTGATGTGGTTTTAAACGCCTGAATATGTAGTACTGTCAAGACAATAATAAGTTTGACTTTTCAGTACCAAAGGGATGCGAAGTTTAACAAAACCACAGAATATTGGTAAGTCTGCACTAGTACTGCGCCTAACGGCTGACAATTTCTTTTACATTCTTATTTCTCCACATGCATGTTACAAGAATAGTTAGAAATACCTAGGCCCATATAACAAGTCAAATTTTACTATCATTGCCATCCGATACGACCACTAATATTTGCTATTTGAGAATGCAAACTGAATTTGCATAATGTTGTTTGAAACCTTGGTTTTGTGGCAGCGTTATGGTTCACATCATTcattcttttctttattttacatttgtttgatatGGATAATGCTATGCCCTTGTCAATATGAtctttatttgtttgtcttCGATATCTTTCATGAAGATATTAAATGTCACTATCCTGTGACCATTTTACACAAatctatgttttgttgtttatggGACAAGATGGAGGATGCATAATTGACCTTTTATTCAGTACAGGGGACTGGAGGGCCAATGGCGCGTGACGTGGATGGAGTGGTGTTACTCATGCGAGCCATGCTGACACCCCATCATTTTAAATTGGACCCGTCTATACCTCCTATTCCATTCAAAGAGAAGGTATGCAAATAAATGGAGCAAACTGGCTGGAACCAACGCATTTCAAAGACAGGTTCCGGTGTATATGTGCTCAAATTTCATTCTtcgaaaacttttttttttatcttttctattATTTCTTGGATTATATTACTGTAGTTATAAGCTTTGTGGCAATATGAAGTTGGCCGAATAAATCGGAGTTTAGGGGtggtcgggtggtgtagtggttaagccgctcacCTTTCACCAAGCCGGTCGGGATTCGATCCCCGGCATGGACGTGAAAAGGTAAGGGGTCACCTgtccgatcacgtgggttttctccggagtttcctcccacactaaagacccctcgcgcgcttacatcctggctatcgagagtgatttacataagttgcaTAACTTGTTTCTCATTTGATGTTAAATAAAtgaagtttatatttataggaGTTTAGGATATTGTAACAATATGCATATGTTATACAGAATAAGTTCTACTGCAAGTTACTTTACATGTTTGGTATTAAGAGAAGGCTCACAACTTATTAagttcagaaattaaaaaaaaaaaaataaataaaaaggaaaacacTCGGGGAaccaattttgaaaatttgaaccATTGCACGCTTTCCCATGAAAAAATAAAGTGTCATTTATCTAATGATGACTTAGACAGAACAATAAATTTACCATCGCTCATCGCCATTCAGCTAAAGGTTACCCAGACAGAACAATAAATtaatttcaccgcaaataagatgcgtgttaatatttatttcccAGGAGTTCACCGACACCCGGCGTCTCCGTATCGGATACTACACCAGTCACGGATACCTGGATCCTGTCCCGGCCTGTAGACGAGCGGTCCTGATCACAAAGGAATTGCTGGAAAGGCAAGGGCACACGGTAAGGACAAAGGGCAATGACACACGGTAAGGATACAGTGGCAAGGACACACGGTAAGGACAAAGGGCAATGACACACGGTAAGGATAAAGGGCAAGGACACACGGTAAGGATAAAGGGCAAGGACACACGGTAAGGATAAAGGGCAAGGACACACGGTAAGGATAAAGGGCAAGGACACACGGTAAGGATAAAGGGCAAGGACACACGGTAAAGGAAGATAAAGGGCAAGGACACACGTAGAAACGTAGAAGCGACACGGTAACACGGTGACACACGTAAGGATAAATAGCAAGGACACACAGTAAGGATAAAGGCAAGGACATACGGTGGGATAAAGGGCGGAAGGAAGACACACGGTAAGGATAAAGGGCAAAGACACACGGTAATGATAAAGGGCAAGGACACACGGTACGGATAAAGGGCAAGGACACACGGTAAGGATAAAGGGCAAGGACACACGGTACGGATAAAGGGCAAGGACACACGGTAAGGATAAAGGGCAAGGACACACGGTACGGATAAAGGGCAAGGACACACGGTAAAGATAAACGGCAAGGACACACGGTAAGGATAAAGGGCAAGGGCACACGGTAAGGACAAAGGATAAGGACACAGAGTAAGGATAAAGGGCAAGGACACACGGTAAGGATAAAGGGCAAGGACTCGCGGTAAGGACAAAGGGTATCACCCAATGTCGTTCCTTTATCTAGGGATGatgaatatacatacatacaaaatgtatcagTATACGTAGTTTGTCAAGATACCCATGACTTGGACAAAAATGATGTTAAATTAAATGCAGGTCCATAAAGATTAAGGCCCATGGACATCATGTATCACAAATATATCCAATCTTCTAGATAATAGCAGAAGTGACAAGTATACACGTGTATGATAACTTTCCGCAATTGCTTtcgagaaagaaaaaaacattcatgTAAGATTTCATCTTTGTACCTAAGATGGTGATTATACTGCGCTTCTGaccttttttattttgttttaacacGTAGGTTGTAGCGTTTGATCCACCCAGGATTCCATACGCGATATCCAAGCTGTATATGAAGGTGTTGAGCGGAGATGGAGGCAAGACCATAAGAGGATATATGTAAGTAAAACATCCAAACAGGTGTGAATATTAACAACAAAATAGAACTCTTTATTGTCTCTCAGTAAACATTTACAGTCAAATCGGTCTATATAGttcacatatataaaaaatatctcaGAATAAAGAATAAATATCTTTAAAGTCATGTGGCCTTTATTGTAATTTCGAACTCCTAAGAGAGTGTTCTAATTACACTGGTGGTCTATACatagaggtggtcgctaaggtaggttttttctcccatacttcacaggaatatcccgcggttgctagggaaaagataactctttttcccatacttcacagggatatcccgtcgttgctagggaaaagataactctatcttacacagggggtgtaagacagctcacatgcgctagacaataacgtgacgtcatcaatacatgcggcgtaactttgccgcgcattgtagatgacgtcatcaatgttgacgcataacgacgttcctgagATAATGGTGCGATGAAAAAAGTTTGAAACCAAGTGGAAtctcatcattttttctactaagtatgggagaaaaagaataaaacatGGATCTGTGAAGTGGGgggggatatctcaaccctcgtgaatgattttggccgtcaaccctcgtcaagcctcgggttgaccggccaaaatctttcactcgggttgagatatccctgtccacttcacagacccatgtaagattctattattcctCCCATACTGGACAGGATAtaccgcggttgctagggaaaagacaactctGTCCTTTACCAGGGTAGGAAAAAGACAGCTCCCACACGctagacaatgacgtgacgtcatcattacatACGGCGACGCCATAAATTTTGACGCATTGTGACGTTATGACAGCACTTTGGAAATGTTTCTACATAACtgcattttcataatgtttcgttaaagtatgggagaaaaagaataaaatattgGTTTGTCAGGTGGGCAGGGTTTTCTCAACCCTCATGAAAAATtatggccgtcaaccctcgatAAGGCTCGGGTGAattagccaaaatctttcactcggtttgagatatccctgtccacagatccatgtaagattatattaatCTTACTTGCACCTTTTCTGATGAACCGTAAGATTCAAAGAAATGAACAATTGAAAATTGGAAATAtcgaagaatttttttttatttatgagtTATCATTTACTAATATGCCGAGTTaaagtaatgtacatgtattttggatatttttttattattaatcatGTCTCTCATCGTGTTAGCAAAGTGTATGCTCCGTCATGTTTTCAGGAAAGATGATGTAGTTGACCCTAGTATAAAGATGATGATGTTTAGCAATGGACGCTCGGTCCCTGTCCGTCATTTTCTCGCCAGTCTTACTGGGTTCCTCTCCAAGGTACGTATTCAAACAAGCAAGTACTTTATAATCAGCAGACACAATGATATATCAGTTGCTGTCCTCGTTATAAGATATCCCGGAAGGTAAAGctgtttttttatatctttgtaCCCGAAAAGAGTCTAAAATCTGATTTAGTCGGAGTTTTAAATATTGAACTTGATATTTCCATCAATTGTATGTTAATGCTTAACTAGGGGATTATATaatatttgactttttttcGGACTGAAATTCACAAACTCTTGCTTTGCAAACAAAAACTGCAACAGAAACTGcaaaaatattcatgtatattattttcaCTCCAATATTTAGTAAGACTTCAGAAtggaaatttcaatttttaccaTATGGGCCTGGCACCATAAAACGATCCTCAGACAGATTTTTACTCAAGTAAATGACTTTACATAGGGACTTGATTAAAGAATCTGCCTGAGAAAGTTTTAGGAAGCCAGGCCTTGATCTAAGAAAGTACCATGAATCCAGAAAACATCTGACGTTTTGAATAGCATGTAATATGCAGTGGACCCTACTAAGTATCTTCATACGAAATATTTTACTTATCACCGTGATTAAGGCTGCAGTACAGCCCAAAGTGATACTCCTCCTTTCTGTATGGAGCGATGGAGCAGAATTCGATAGGCGCAAGTGCAGGTTTTCATTAAATTCTAACTTTTATACAAAGTTAACCATTGCTAAAATTGTAACTAACTAAAGGTTAATTCTACATTGTAGGACCCTATGCAGGGACAGATGATTCGATCAATGATAGGATGTAGGTAGGTATGCTAAAAATAGCAGAAAACAGGTCTTCTTTTAAATATCTCTTTTCAATTGTACTATAGGGTTACAAAAAATACGAAGGTATATACTAAAGTGGTaattatattgttgtttatgtattaagttgaaaataattgaagtatgatttaaatttatcatattttagtgCATTTAGTTCTAGAGACTTAATTCATTTTAGCGCTACATCGAATAAAGGATGTGCTCTGTTTGCAACCTGGGTAAAAACATAAAACCAGACTCcgattgaaattgaaatatgccatttattaatttaacaaatgacgagaaaaaattacaataaaaactATCATATTCATTAAAGTACAATACAAACTTGTACTTAAACTATTCAATCAGATATATCTCAAAAAATATACCCAGGGCTACAAAGATGGATGTCGAATTATGCCTGCCCCATCATTGCAGATCCTTGGTATTGACATATATAAAGGAAGATGGGATGGGTGGTGGTTTTCCGCACTGACCCACGAATGAAAAACAATGGCGCCCAGTGAAAATTTTTCTTCTAACTGGCGCATGCGCAATGCTAAGCAAAGAACGACAACCACGTATGGAGTTCACGTCGTCCTGACTAAAACACCACGAGTAGTCTCCCttgttgttatatacatataataattataaagatCAGCGCTAAAAACATTTATGCTTAACACacataaattaatatttctgtGTGATAGAACAGGTATTGCGAATGCGCTAATTCATCATTTGGTCAATTTTCGCTAAAATTTGATTGCGTTTGGTATGTGGTATACGTGTATGTTTCGAACTTTGATCATGTCCAATTCACGTATTTGTAGATCTGTGAATGAATGGTGGGGACTGAACACCCAGGTCGGGGTAAGTGTACAACAGACAGATAGTGTCTGGATTATAAATGACCTACCTTGTTTTTTCTACTCCCCGGCAGGCTTTGCTCAGAAAATAATAGACTGGATTGCCTGCCGTAGTTTTTCTTCTCTTTGTTTCgaaaatacagtatttatgAGCGAAGCCTAGTGGAGAGAATTCGTACTAAGTCAGGTAATCCAGTTTATATGTGCTATATTTCTATATGAAGTAATTAaagacattattattttatctttaaagtCTTGAAATAGAATATGCAGTACATTGAATGTAACATTTCAAAATGACGTTAAATTTGTttatagcatacatgtatatatggaattAAGTGAACGGtaaggtttttttgtttttgtttttattttcaaagtgCACATGAGATGCTATTCTGCTCTTATGTGCTGTTGTAATGCAATAgagaaaaatgtttatttttcagcaATATCGGGAAGAATTTTACGACGCCTGGACGCGTCAGAAGTTAGACATAGTGATATGCCCGGCATTTGGCTTCGTCGCTCCTCCATATGACCATTTTGACCAAACTTTTGGTATGAATCCCCTGCTAACTTTGGCAAAAATTATTTCAAGCCTCCAGGGATATTTTGATATTGCGAATTGTTTCAAattgtatacataattataagaaCTTATTAATTAATGTTCCAAGCATACTTTTCAGGTGGTGGTATTAACCAGCCAATATACAACTTATTGAATTACCCCGCCGGGAGCCTCCCAGTGACGTCAGTATCAGCAGCAGATATTGAGGACATGAAAAAATACCCACAGCACACACTGTTCGAGAAAACCATCAAAAAGGTATTCCGCATACATCTATTACACGTATATTGTAAATCAACTAATTGTCACATGCGATTAAATTTCGCGAATTCCTCGGACGATTAGAGTATGAGaaaatttcttttctttactGGCAAACCGGATTCCTTTTTCAGTTTGTCTAAAACAGCTGTGTACTCTAGTGTACTGTTTGTCTACCTTACCTGCTTACAAACGTTTGTgaatcaaaacattatttttcttcttttgctTAAATCTGTGCTGTCGTGTGATGACTATGATAGTAGTGGTAACTGTACATCATCGTGTTTACGTAGATATCAAAGTCAAAAAGTTAACATTTACCATTTCAAAAAGGTTATTAATTCACTAATTAgagtattatttttatgttttcgtAATAGTCAATTCTCTATAACTTTGTTGATTCTTTTATTGTTATGTATGGATGTTGAATCAAATCCAGGCCCTGGTATTGACGAACTTTCAGTATTTCATCTTAATGTAAAAAGTATCAGAAATAAGTTCGATTATATAGAAGATATTGCAGGACTTGAACATCCGGGTGATGAAGTTATATGGATACAAGTCAAACttaaaaatactaattttattatttgtgcCGTATATCGGCCTGAACATTCTGTCTTACCTTTCTGGGATAACTTGCGAGCATCTATACATGACGCTTTCGATATATCACCAAATTTGATCATCACCGGTGACTTCAACGTTGACTTGTTAACTGTTGcacaaaatcatattttcattgacATTATTAATTCTTTTAGTCTATCTAATGTTATACAGCAACCTACACGTATAGGTCAAACTAGGTCATCCTTACTTGATCCGATACTGTTAAGTGATTCCGTACCCTATAATGATTCATCCGTTTTAAATATTGATAGGTATATTAGTGATCATGAAGGTTGTGTAGTTAGTGTTAAATTGCCGTGTGCCTTTAAATCAGTGTATAAACGTAAGATTTGGTTATATAAAAGAGCAGATTTTCTTAAGTTAAATAATCTTATATCTGAATATGATTGGGAAAGCTCTTTACTTAATGCTGAATCCGTACATATCGCATGTGAGATGTTTACCataatttttatagattttgcCGCTCAGTGTATACCTATTAAAGATGTTATAATCAGGCCAAATGACAAACCATGGATGACGTCAGAATTAAGAAAGCAAATCAGAATTCGGGATCGACTACATAAAATAGCAAGAATTTCTAATCATTCTCGAGATatacaaaaattcaaaacacaCCGTAATAAGGTtaacaatatgaaaaaatatagtCGTCAaagtttttatgaaaatgtgcaTGGCATCATCGATACTTATTTTTGTTCTGATCCCAAGGCTTATTGGAGATTGATTAAAAGACTTATGAAATCTAGTGGTACTTCACTTATTGACTAGTGACAATTTAGTAAATAGCGATGAAGATAAATCTAATTtgttaaatgattatttttgtaGTATAACCCGTATTGATGATAGTACTACCCCTCTCCCCGATGTAGCACTCAAAACCAATAAAACTCTTAATACTATTAGATTAAATCATAGTGAAATTAAAGATGTCTTAAAAACTTTGAAACTCGGCAAGGCCTCGGGTCATGATGAAATCAGTCACCATatgttaaaaaatgtttgtaacaCTATTTGTAAACCacttgaaatattatttaatatgtcaCTAACTACTGGTGTATACCCCAGGTCATGGAAACTAGCAAAAGTTATGCCATTATTTAAAAAGGGTGACAAGCACTCTCCATCGAACTATCGTCCAATTTCTCTATTATCAACTGTGGGTAAAGTTTTTGAACGTGTCATTTTTAAGCATATCTATAACTATTTTCATGAAAACTCCTTCTTTTATAAATACCAGTCGGGTTTTTTGCCAGGTCACTCCACTGTTTATCAATTAATAGAAATGTatcataatatttgtttatctCTTGAGGAAAAAAAACATACCTGTAttgtattttgtgatatttctaaAGCCTTTGACCGTGTCTGGCATAAAGGTCTATTAGTAAAATTAAAGTCATATGGAATTGGTGGTGAGGTGATCGTTTGGTTAAAGGACTACTTAAATCAAAGGCAGCAAATGGTTTGCATAAATGAATCCGTCTCGAAATTGAGCTCTATTGATGCCGGAGTTCCGCAAGGTTCTATCCTAGGACctcttttatttttgatatacataaacgATATATCCGATATTTTTTGTTCTGCATCTCGTCTATTCGCTGATGATACCTCTCTCCAATGTTCCTCATCTTCCTGTTTTGAAATTCAAACTATCCTAAATAGAGATCTTGAAGCTGTGAATACGTGGGCCAAAACCTGGTTGGTCACTTTTAACCCTGATAAAACCGACGTACTTTTTATCTCGACTAGAAATGAAATAGATGAAATGTTAGAACTTGTGTTTGACGGAAATATTTTAGACTTTACGGATAGTCATAAACATTTGGGTGTAACTTTGAACTCTAGTGTAAAATGGGGGGACCATGTCGTAGCTATATACTCTTCAgttatgaagaaaataaatgttatgagaaaattgaaatttatattaagAAGAGATGCTCTCTTGAGAATTTACTTAAcgtttattttaccaatattaGAGTATGCTTGTGAATTGTGGGATGGTTGTACTATTTTAGAAGCTGAAAAGTTAGAAAAAGCTCAACGCGAAGCTGCAAGAATTGTCACGGGTCTTCCATCTTATGCAAGTGTTCATGCCTTACAATTTGAAACTGGTTTAGAAACTTTATCGGATAGAAGAAAGAGAAGAAAACTTCAACTTTTGTATAAGATGCATAACGATCAAACTCCAGAATATCTTTCTTCCCTACTTCCTTCTACTGTTCAAGATTATGTCAGATATCCAttgagaaatataaataattatagaaTCCCATATTATAGATTATCGTCAACTTCATCTTCATTTTTACCGTCAACACTTCGTTGTTGGAACTCCTTAGACAATTCTGTCAGATCGTCAGCTTCAATtaccatttttaaaaattatctaAAACCTCTTAACCATATCTCTCCTCCTCCCTTCTTTGGTATCGGCGACcgcaaaattaatattattcatACTAAGCTCAGGCACCAGTGTAGTTccttaaattatgatttatttcgaGTGAACCTTGCAGAAACTCCGAGCTGTTTGTGTGGACATTTATGTGAGAATgcttatcattttttctttgagTGTGTCCTTTTTGATGTAGAAAGAAACATTTTAGTtcagaaattaaataatttaaatttgaacATTCCCTTAGATCTTGACTTACTGCTATTTGGTAGTCAAGAACTATCTTCAAATACCAATTCGGAATTATTCATATGtgttcaaaattttataaaggGCAGCAAAAGGTTTTGAGAAATCAATATCGTTACACAGTATATGCTTTATTGAATATATACTATTGTTGCttgtattattttttcacattatatatatttattttttttcccatccataataaaaatgttatcgtctctctctctctctctctctctctctctctctctctccctccctccctctccccccccctctctctctctctctctaaaaatatattcatatatttattcattatctaactttatatgtatttaaagcaattataattatttatatgtcaTTGTTGTTGGGAGAGGGCTtttataagttgtaataacttgtgcCCGATCcttttgtaaatttgtttgcaataaaatacgtttaaactaAAAACTATGAGAAAATTAATTTCTGCGACTTATACAATCGCAACACATCGGAAAATTTTCCGGCAATCTTCGGAAATGTGTGATATGTTTCCGAAGattgccggaaatttctccgataTGTTGCGATTGAGGTCTCATAATCTCCGTGAATAGGCATGGACGCGCGAAAATCAGTCGACACGAAATTTAGTTTGCTTACAGTACACGAAAATAtcgaatatatataaatgttaacaAGATACACCATTTTGAATTGGCTCAACAAGAACTTCAATTTATTCATGGTCCAGAACCCTGGAATATATTTTGGTTATTagtatgtgtatgtacatgatTTTAACTATTATAGTGGATAATCTAAATACAAACATTTGTTGGTGTCTTTGCTTTATTATTTCGTGGTTTTTTTCAGATATCTGAGGGATCTGAAGGTCTACCCGTGGGAGTCCAGGTGGTGGGTCAGCAGTGGCAGGAAGAACTGGTTCTACGGGTGATGAAGGAAATAGAACAATCCAACACTtctaaataacatattttatatcgCTTAACTTCGTAAATAGAACAATCCAACACTTCTAAATAACAGATTTTATATCACTTAACTTCGTAAATAGAACAATCCAACACTTCTAAATAACAGATTTTATGTCACTTTACTTCGTAAATAGAACAATCCAACACTTCTAAATAACAAATTGTATAGCACTTTACTTCGTAAATAGAACAATCAACATTtctaaataacatattttatatcactAAACATTGATAGGCAAAGCTTGAATAATAGATCCACACATCATTtgttaaaacaaatttaattgaAAGATTAATTTCCAATAACATGCATATTAAAATTATAGACATTgtaagggcaataactctattGTGCCAAACGGGTTATAATTTCCGGTAAAGATCTTTTGAAAAGAACTTATGAAAAGATCTTTTGAAAAGAACTTATGAAAAGCCTTGTGGGTCCTCAAAAATGTTAATACAATCTTtgttgctgctaatttcacttcGAAATATGAAAGGAACATACTGTATCATTTTGTCCGAGTACATGAAGAGAAGTAATGAATTTCTCCTTCTGGGGTAACAGGCATAATTACTGCAAtgcaatttttttctttgaatgaaaataagatattcATGAAAACAGTACAAAATCATGTACTGTATACCTCCTAGAAAGGATACTTACAATAAATGGTATACGTATAAGCATACGGATATGTAGGTATTGGAAGGGGATCGGAGCGACCATTATTCTTGaaatattgcatattttctattttcgtgttttgaaaattgaattgaaaataaactCCCCTATCGTAGTTTGCATGCTAGAAGTACAATACTATTTATCGTTTCAATAAACATATCATGATCTCTGGAAGGCTATACCCGCTCAATCGAATACGCACGATCATTGCGTGACTGCCGTGTATATTGTACCTGAGTCACAGTGTGTTCTATGTGATACCTGGGTAACAGGTTGGGTTATATGGTTAACGTTATACAAATAATAACTTTTTGTAGGTTTATACGGGAAATTGTGAAATCTCAGAAAGGTGATGTTCCCCGAGGCTGACAtttgacattgcattttgtcaatacTTGTCCAAGCGGTCTAAGCCAATCAGAAAACGTCAAAActcacagtcatataacaatAGATTTTGTTTCATTACATACAACGATTGATTACTATTATGAGATCAGAAGAGGAGATAAATACAATGTGTTaaacaacatatttataaaatagacgcaaaatagaaaatatggaGTGTTTCAGGAGTAATGTTCGCTCCCCTTTCAATACGTATTCGTATATGTATACCGTTTATTTTAAGATACATGTTTGAGCTTCAGTAATTATACAAGTAAACCATTTAAGTTTCAATGACGAGTGTCCATTTGAGACTTGAATTCacgtttatatttataaaactaaGTGCAATGGTATTTGCACATGTCATAGCCGATATAGTTTCTATACAGTACTTTTAGtaatttgatattgttattttgtattttaatcagtaTTATAAAACTTAAAAAGTGGTCATTAGCTATCAGTATACTCATTCATATCAGAAGAGCAAGATTTGCTGCACGTAATTTCGTAATACTAAATACTAACATAACGAATGCATAATTTTAGCTATACCACAAAATCATAAACATCATGAAATTATACCAAGTAAACTGTATGTAGCAGAACGTTTACAGATACGTACTCAGCCTGATACACTATTTGGCCGATTATTTGTCCAAAAGGTTTTAGAGCTACAACATCGCAACTACTAATCTCTGTCCAATGCTAATTCACCACTGTAGGTTAATTTGTATAGAAATGATGATTAGAGATTGTCGTTATTAAAACGTGTGTATGTGGTATGAATGAATAATTCTGTAGACGGAAACAGAATTACTTATTTTAGATATGTGATAAGGACATGAAATTATGATTATATCGATCGCCCACCCTGATCTATTATGAGATAAGAAGTGGAGAATTTACGTATCCGCATACGTATACCGCTTATTTTAAGATACATGTTTGATGCTTCAGTAAATTTACAAGTAAACCATTTAAGTTTCAATGACGAGTGTCCATTTGAGACTTGAgttcatgttttatatttgtaaaactaAGTGCAAAGGTTTTTTGGACAATGTCATAGCCGATATAGTTTCTATAGAGT
This genomic interval carries:
- the LOC138336193 gene encoding vitamin D3 hydroxylase-associated protein-like, with protein sequence MFISFDVTAVPPWVKYVVLFSSGSALLLYLEKAYRRYTVRQIIKRRQEKAKDAMRRLRAHVNKQQEQVDEKLSADILNMTAVELQNALQSGKLKAVEVLLAYQAKAVQENDKLNFITEPIADALELAESLDTQKENKKLLHGMPISVKENYFIKDEDSTVGVASLIGQPAPYDAVLVQVLKDQGAVPFVRTNVPQTMLSFDCSNPIYGKTLNPHDHTRTPGGSSGGEGAILASGASILGLGSDIAGSIRIPSHFSGVTGLKPTYGRLSTKGMRSLTKPQNIVQGTGGPMARDVDGVVLLMRAMLTPHHFKLDPSIPPIPFKEKEFTDTRRLRIGYYTSHGYLDPVPACRRAVLITKELLERQGHTVVAFDPPRIPYAISKLYMKVLSGDGGKTIRGYMKDDVVDPSIKMMMFSNGRSVPVRHFLASLTGFLSKDPMQGQMIRSMIGCRSVNEWWGLNTQVGQYREEFYDAWTRQKLDIVICPAFGFVAPPYDHFDQTFGGGINQPIYNLLNYPAGSLPVTSVSAADIEDMKKYPQHTLFEKTIKKISEGSEGLPVGVQVVGQQWQEELVLRVMKEIEQSNTSK